Proteins found in one Miscanthus floridulus cultivar M001 chromosome 4, ASM1932011v1, whole genome shotgun sequence genomic segment:
- the LOC136551639 gene encoding LOW QUALITY PROTEIN: histone acetyltransferase type B catalytic subunit-like (The sequence of the model RefSeq protein was modified relative to this genomic sequence to represent the inferred CDS: deleted 2 bases in 2 codons), translated as MALKQKGTDAAAADPKKRRRVGFSGTDAGVEANECMKVFLVRNPDEVGSVDCTSIVPFDLNHFFGEDGKIYGYKNLKINVWISAKSFHGYADISFDETSDGGKGITDLKPVLQNIFGENLVEKEEFLHTFSKECEYIRTAVTNGSAIKLDGLYESDPAVEIVRVELQGAAAFLYSRLVPLILLLVEGSTPIDIGEHGWEMLLVVKKTTQEAVSKFELLGFAAVHNFYHYPESIRLRISQILVLPPYQGEGHGLRLLEAINYIAQSENIYDVTIEDPSDYLQYVRSSVDCLCLLTFDPIKPALSATVSSLKETNLSKRTHSLRMVPPAELMETVRQKLKINKKQFLRCWEILIFLSLDSQDHKSMDNFRACIYDRIKGEILGSASGTNGKRLLQMSSSSNEESFAVYWTQESGDADDQTVEQQPEDLKTQEQQLNELVDNQMEEIVGVAKNVNSRGKDKLVELVAP; from the exons ATGGCGCTCAAGCAGAAGGGCaccgatgccgccgccgccgatcccAAGAAGCGCCGCCGCGTCGGCTTCTCCGGCACCG ATGCTGGTGTTGAGGCAAATGAGTGTATGAAAGTGTTTCTAG TAAGGAATCCAGACGAGGTGGGCTCTGTAGACTGCACTTCTATTGTGCCGTTTGACCTAAACCATTTTTTTGGTGAAGATGGAAAGATATATGGTTACAAAAATCTTAAG ATAAATGTGTGGATAAGTGCGAAATCATTCCATGGATACGCTGATATTTCATTTGACGAAACATCTGAT GGAGGGAAAGGAATAACAGATCTAAAGCCTGTTCTTCAG AACATTTTTGGAGAAAACTTGGTAGAAAAAGAGGAATTTCTGCATACATTTTCGAAGGAATGTGAATATATCAG AACTGCAGTGACAAATGGTAGTGCCATTAAGCTTGATGGCTTATATGAATCAGACCCAGCAGTTGAG ATTGTTCGAGTTGAGCTCCAAGGTGCTGCTGCATTTCTTTATTCTCGTCTGGTACCGCTTATTCTTCTTCTGGTTGAAG GTTCCACGCCCATAGATATTGGAGAACATGGATGGGAAATGCTTCTGGTagtaaagaagacaacacaagAGGCCGTTTCGAAATTTGAACTGCTAGGTTTTGCAGCTGTCCATAACTTCTATCATTATCCTGAGAGTATTCGCTTGCGAATCAGCCAG ATACTTGTCTTGCCACCTTATCAGGGTGAAGGCCATGGTCTTCGTCTTCTTGAAGCAATCAATTATATCGCACAGTCTGAGAACATATATGATGTAACCATAGAAGACCCTTCTGATTACCTGCAGTATGTGCGCTCATCTGTTGACTGCCTTTGTCTTCTCACGTTTGATCCGATCAAACCTGCACTCAGTGCTACTGTCTCGTCTCTGAAGGAGACCAACCTGTCAAAAAGGACTCACAGTTTGAGAATGGTTCCACCAGCTGAGCTGATGGAGACTGTCCGTCAGAAGCTGAAGATCAACAAGAAACAGTTCCTCCGATGCTGGGAAATTCTAATCTTCCTAAGCCTTGACTCTCAGGATCATAAGAGCATGGACAACTTCAGGGCCTGcatatatgaccgcatcaaggggGAGATCCTTGGCAGTGCCTCTGGAACTAAC GGGAAGCGTCTATTGCAGATGTCAAGCAGTTCGAATGAGGAGTCTTTTGCTGTATATTGGACACAGGAGAGTGGGGACGCAGACGACCAAACTGTTGAgcagcaa ccagaagatctCAAGACTCAGGAGCAGCAGCTCAATGAGCTCGTGGACAACCAAATggaggagattgttggggttGCCAAGAATGTCAATTCACGTGGCAAGGACAAGCTGGTGGAGCTGGTGGCTCCATGA